In Electrophorus electricus isolate fEleEle1 chromosome 10, fEleEle1.pri, whole genome shotgun sequence, the genomic window TAGTTCAAGTTTTGCcaacacacaaaatgcaaattttaaaatagGTTCTATAGAGGTAAGGAAATCAATGTGCATCAATAACACTTGTTTGTATTTgtcataaatacatttatatcaCAAATACATTTGGCCTATTTGTGCCCTAATGAAGTCCCATTTCAGCATAGGTCAGACAGATGACGGACATCGATGTccatattaatgtattataCTTGTTCACTATGTTAGTGATAATGTATTTCAGGATAGATTTCTGAAAGACGGATGATTTGTTAGGCTCTTTGCTGACTTGTTGCTTCTCCCTGTTGTTCCATGTAGGAGCTGAGCTGCTGGTGGAGCAGGTGCTGGGTGGTGgacaggaggagcagaagggCAAACCTAATATCTTCCTTGTGGGATCCACCTGGCCGAGGCTCCTGGCGGGAGCAGAGGAGGTGGGGCTATTCAAGGAGTTCAATGACGGCACCATGCGGGGATTTACATTTTCCAACAGGGAGAGTTTCAAAGACTTCCAAGGTACAGAGTTCTCTTGGGCACAGCTGACACAGTCACCTGTTACAGTGTATGGGTCACTGCTTCTGGAAGATGGAAGACTTGGCGTGTGTGAACATACATGATTTGCATATGATTTTAAATATGTGCTAAAGGTTACAGTGCCATTTTaccaaacagaacattttgaatTCAGATACTTATAtcactgaaaaagaaagagagctATTTGCTTTTGTTGTCTTGTTTAAATCCAGTAGGGTGTGGACGCAGTAGTAAAGATAACCAATGTTTCTTGTTGATGCTATGTCAGGGGATGGAGATGGCTTCCTCAACATTGCAGAATGCCAGTACATAATCAAATATGAGCTGGACACGCTAAGGGCAAAGAGCGAGGCACATGTTCCAGGCTACCCCAAAGTAAAGCTATATCCTGGAAAGTCTGTCAGTAAGTCTACTCTAAAGAGTACTCTGAATTTTTGCTGAAACATcaattacattaaatatgtttgtgaAAGGTTAATATGGGAtgtataacattttaaagaccTTGTCTATTTgtcttgattattttttattttaaatatttctttctttggaCATATCAATGAtatactttattatttaaattttcaaTTTTACATGTTCCAGTCCGTAGGTTGCAGTCCAAGGGGATTCTAGTGCAGTATTTCCCCCTTCATGATAAAGAGGAGTTGAAGAGGCTATCATTCTCTTGGTATCGAAACATCAAACTGTCTGCTCAGCCATTGGGTGAGGCAGTCATTTGGCGCATGTGGCGGGTGAACTTTAAACCTGACAGCTCATCCACTATATCAATCTTTCTATGATTTAAATTTCTGTTAAAAATTTATTATACAGGAATTTCACAGTTGCATAATAGTTTTCAAAGTAATATTTCCATACTTGATGCATGTTCATTCCTTTGTGAGATTAGTGTCCATTAACGGACACTATAAATATTATGGAGCTCTGCTGTTTAATGGCTGTAGTTCTTTAACAACATTCTCTGGAAAGAGGGCAGTATTTGTTATCCTACAAAGCTCAGTTAAACCTATACAGAGTGCTCTAGCTTCTTATAGCCAAGACTCTCCTTATACTTATTATCCCTTCACCCAACAAACCAAAAGGTAAcctaaagttgttttttgtgttcttAACGATCCAGATAATATTAGACACTACTTTGGTGAAGGCCTGGCACTCTATTTTCGTTTTCTGGAATTCTTCACATTTGCCTTGGTGCCAATGGCCCTCATTGGCATCCCCTACTACCTCTTTGCTTGGGAGGACTACGACAGGTATGTTCTGTTTGCTGTCTTCAACCTGATGTGGTCCACCGTCTTCCTGGAGCTGTGGAAGCGACACAGCGCACAGCTGGCCTATGGGTGGGGGACACTGAGCCGCAAGAAGGCCTTTGAAGAGCCACGGCCAGGATTCCATGGGGTACTGGGCCTCAATCCAGTAACAGGCCGTGAAGAGCCCGTCTATCCCAGCACTAAGTAAGTATATGCTAACTGTGGAATAAAGGACATATGAGAACCATATCCTGCATGATAGTTTTTGTAAGCCTAGAAGACAGTAAaccttttaacatttaacattggGATGTACACCCAGATGTTAGTTGATAACAGCTGAAGTTTGTCTTCAAAAATTGTTTAGAAGTTTATAAATGTATGACAGATTggaacaaattatttaaaaatgtttggctTAAAGTTCAATGTGGAatcaatttatatatttgaGACTGGTTTCTGGCAACTCCTTCCGTAGACGGCAGCTGAGGATATACCTGGTGTCTGTTCCCTTTGTGCTGCTGTGCCTGTACCTGTCTCTCTATGTGATGATGATCTACTTTGACATGGAGAGCTGGGCACTGAGTATTTATTATGAAGACCCAAACTTCTGGACAGGTGTCCTGCTCTTCATCCCAAGCATCATCTATGCAGTGGTCATTGAGTTCATGAACCTGCTGTACCGCTATGCAGCTGAGATTCTCACTAACTGGGGTGAGTGTGCAGAAATAATTAGCATCAGCTACCAATCAACCAATCATGTGCCATCAGTCATGCAGACATGGGTCAGGGGCTTTATTAAATGTTCACATCAAATATCCCAATAGAGATGAAATGTGATCTGAGTGACCCTTACCATGGCATGGTTGTTAGTACAAATACTCATACTCAATACTGGATTTGAGTATTTACGAACTGCTGATCAACATGGGATTTTCACAGACAACAGTCTCTAGATTTTTCACAAAATGGGgcacaaaaaaaacatccagtgagCGGTACTTTTATGAGCAGAAACACCTTGTTGATGAGAGAGGTTAAACGAGAATGGCCAACTGGTTTGAATGGACAGGAAGGTAACATAGATAGCTACTCTTTACAACTGTGGTGAGCAGAAAGGCAGTAACAGCAGGAGACCACATCATGTTCCACGACTCAGCCAAGAACAGGAATCTCTAGTGGGCACAAGCTCACTGAAACCAGACAGTAGATAATTGGAAAATTTTTGTTTGATGAATCTCGGTTTCTGCTATAAATGTTCAAAATTTGATATTGGGTCAGAATTTGGAATAAGCAACATAAATCCATGGATCTATGGACTGCCATGTGTCAACAGATTAAGCTCATTGTGGTGTAATGCATTGTTAATGTTATGTTGTGGGGattgttttcttggcacacaaTCCAACTACCAACTGAGCATCATTGAATGTCCTATCTGAGTACTGTTGCTGACCATGTGCATTCCTATATGCCCACACTTTATCCaccttttaaataatgtgtcATATCAAGCTGGTTTTATCACTGTGAGTTAAGGCTGTACTTCAGTGACCTCCATAGTCACTAGCTCTGAGTAGTTTTTTGGGCTATGACTTGGCAAAATCCAAACCCAGTCTCTTCTTTGGCTATAAATCTGAAGGGTTATAGAGTTGTAGCTGCCTGATGCAAGAGTAagtagcaaaaaaaaccaaggtGTACCATGCTGTCTGTTATCAAATTTGGATCCACTTATGGTGGTGATACgggggtgttttttgttttggaaactCCTAATTCAGTTTGTTACACATGGGGATTTGTGTTTCAAATTCTACACAGACTAGCTTTAATTCTAATATTTACACTGCTCTAAGTATGAGTACGATCAGTTGAGTTGTAAATTCTCGCTCTTCTTTGCATTGTTTAGAAAATCACAGGCTAGAATCATCCTTTCAGAATCACCTGGTGCTTAAAGTGTTAGTGGTAAGTTAGCAGTTCCTTTATTTTTTGGATCTGTTGTTGCGTTGAATTTCCTGTTTTGTGTCTCCAGCTCTTCATAATAGTTATTAATGATTTTGGTCATTGCTTACAATAGCTTACAAAAATAGGTGAGGATTTATTTATTGGTCAATTGATCGATCggttatgtgttttatttgtttgtgtttgtttgtttacagttcaACTTTGTCAACTGCTTTGCCTCTTTGTTCTATATTGCCTTTGTAATGCAAGATATGATGCTCCTTAGACATGTAAGTAAATAATAAGCTTGGAAAAGATTAATCACAGCAATAATAACTGTAAATTTTATtcgtttgtttattattaaataaaattaaggGTTTTGCTGACTCCCTAATACTCATAAGTATGAAATTTAACTGGATGGTAAGAGCATCTTGAGAtaccattcattcattattgatGCTACTGGCACCTTTTGGGTGTTGGGTGTCctatatagtaaatatatagtTAAAGAGAATTTAATTGGTTTTCTGGATAGTTTTCTATGTGGGTAAAGGGTTCTCGGTGTAAGAAAAGGTAAACCAGCccttctaatgtgacccttctGCTCATAGTGCATGCTAAATCATCCCCTACAATAAACAGCCATTGAaggaatttgttttgttttgccttgcAGAGCCTTGCTACTCTGCTCATCACCTCTCAAATCCTAAATCAAGTGATGGAGGCATTCCTGCCTTACTGGCTGCAGAGGAGGCGTAATAAGAAGGTCCATAAGAAAGTGAGGAGGATATTGGGGGATAAAGAGCTCCCCCTGGTGGTGCAGGTTCAGCTGGAGAGTGACATGAACACCTATTTGGTGAGCCACAGAGCTCTTGGGTTCTGACTTTGTTTACACGGAAACATCTCAAAGAGGTGCCCCATTTGGCTTTTGATCTCAATCAAAGTCCCAGAAAAGGAGCAAATTAACAGTACTGTTAAGGAGCAAATTTCTGTATTAGAAATATGGTATGTTTTATTGAAGGACATAACTGCTCATTTCTTGTAGAAGGCACCTGGGATATGCACTCCTTGTTggaattttttttgtattggcCTGTATTAAGTACAAACATGCTTATCATTTGCCTTTCTCCATATGTGCCTTTctcattgtgtatttgtatattcgTATggacatgtaaatataaatgtataatgatcAAAATTGCGTTATGCTGAAATA contains:
- the ano10a gene encoding anoctamin-10 isoform X1: MQNNLSDYDNGGPLFAPLVVLELAQNTEAETITWLLNRITDKQQNGGAELLVEQVLGGGQEEQKGKPNIFLVGSTWPRLLAGAEEVGLFKEFNDGTMRGFTFSNRESFKDFQGDGDGFLNIAECQYIIKYELDTLRAKSEAHVPGYPKVKLYPGKSVIRRLQSKGILVQYFPLHDKEELKRLSFSWYRNIKLSAQPLDNIRHYFGEGLALYFRFLEFFTFALVPMALIGIPYYLFAWEDYDRYVLFAVFNLMWSTVFLELWKRHSAQLAYGWGTLSRKKAFEEPRPGFHGVLGLNPVTGREEPVYPSTKRQLRIYLVSVPFVLLCLYLSLYVMMIYFDMESWALSIYYEDPNFWTGVLLFIPSIIYAVVIEFMNLLYRYAAEILTNWENHRLESSFQNHLVLKVLVFNFVNCFASLFYIAFVMQDMMLLRHSLATLLITSQILNQVMEAFLPYWLQRRRNKKVHKKVRRILGDKELPLVVQVQLESDMNTYLGTFDDYLEQFLLFGYVSLFSCVYPLAALLVILNNMTEVYSDAFKMCHVYKRPFSEPASDIGVWQLAFETMSAIAVVTNCALIGLSPQVKAYFPEADTQLILTVVAIEHVLLAFKFILAFIIPDVPKHIQIKLAKLEFESLEALKKKSQGFGRKCWRIQRSRRPISDEKQRGHHPC
- the ano10a gene encoding anoctamin-10 isoform X2; the protein is MQNNLSDYDNGGPLFAPLVVLELAQNTEAETITWLLNRITDKQQNGGAELLVEQVLGGGQEEQKGKPNIFLVGSTWPRLLAGAEEVGLFKEFNDGTMRGFTFSNRESFKDFQGDGDGFLNIAECQYIIKYELDTLRAKSEAHVPGYPKVKLYPGKSVIRRLQSKGILVQYFPLHDKEELKRLSFSWYRNIKLSAQPLDNIRHYFGEGLALYFRFLEFFTFALVPMALIGIPYYLFAWEDYDRYVLFAVFNLMWSTVFLELWKRHSAQLAYGWGTLSRKKAFEEPRPGFHGVLGLNPVTGREEPVYPSTKRQLRIYLVSVPFVLLCLYLSLYVMMIYFDMESWALSIYYEDPNFWTGVLLFIPSIIYAVVIEFMNLLYRYAAEILTNWENHRLESSFQNHLVLKVLVFNFVNCFASLFYIAFVMQDMMLLRHSLATLLITSQILNQVMEAFLPYWLQRRRNKKVHKKVRRILGDKELPLVVQVQLESDMNTYLGTFDDYLEQFLLFGYVSLFSCVYPLAALLVILNNMTEVYSDAFKMCHVYKRPFSEPASDIGVWQLAFETMSAIAVVTNCALIGLSPQVKAYFPEADTQLILTVVAIEHVLLAFKFILAFIIPDVPKHIQIKLAKLEFESLEALKKKKMLEDTEIPKAHK